In Capsicum annuum cultivar UCD-10X-F1 chromosome 8, UCD10Xv1.1, whole genome shotgun sequence, the genomic window GACCATCCTGATCCCTGATATTTCGAGAAGATGAAGCAGAACCAGAAGCTGAAGGGGAATCAGATTCTTTGGGTAGCTCAAGCCAATTCCACCATCTGATGATGCACTCACTGCAGcagtaagaaaaataaatgattttaaaGTTGCAACCACGTATCTTTCAGACAGTAGACAAAGTTATCATAATAAAAAGGTCTACCAACAAAATTTACCAGTGAAAGCAATGAAAACAAGACATCAGTTTCATAAATGGCTCAGAGCTTGCTGAATCTTCATCAACTAATGGATACAAGCACAATGGACACTCTCCGTCAGGGTGATTCATACTCGAAAGCCGCTCCACTGCTTCCTAGTAATACATTCAGAGCATTAACTTTCTGAAATTCTAACAATTATTTGGACCATTTAGCAACACATTGCCTGAGTTATTATAGCTCATAAAACGTGAGCCTCTGATGTAAATGCTTATTcttaaaatcaaaaatagaattattcattagcattaaaaaaactaaaacaaatccAGGATCAATCAAGCATATAAAGGACAGATACTTCCTTGACTGACATCTGCAACCTAACAAACTTCAATATCCTTATTGAAACTGAACATAAAATATATGCTATTCTACATCTACTTTGCTCCAGATCTGCTGCAAAAATATCAGTATGTTCTTTGAATTCATTTGACTGCCTCTCAAGATTATTAGGAAAAAACAAAAGGGACTTTTCCTGAATCTTTCCTCACATCTTTTAAGACCGAGAAGGAAGATTAAAGCAAATTTCAACCAAAACAGACTGAGGAAGCCTAGCAAACCAAGAAATTTGTACAAGGAACTACACATCAATAGCTCGTTCATTCAACAAAATAAGGTGCTTCCGACCTTCAAACTTTGCTCAAAGAGATTGTATCTTGAAATGTCTCtgtttatttttctttggattgTCAAAGGAGGGTTGCCCCAAATTATATAAGAAAATTTTCTAGGACATTCCAACATATAGGCCTTAaatctttgaaagaaaaaataaatgcataattgcTCGTACATGAACAATACCCATATCTAGCCCATAAAAGTTCAACTGATTCCAACACTTCACTACTAGACTTGCTATCAGAAAGAACCTGAGCACCCTGCCGCTAAGCCAAGTTAAAATACCCGTAAATTTATGGTTTCTAATATAAatgtatattatataaaataagtaaatacaTAGTCAAACTCAAGCGAAAAAGATCATTAACCCAACAAAATAGTACAAAAGGTATCAGAAGTCAGAACCAACAGGAACCACAATTGTCTTCTTTTGGTAATTCTCTTATAACTGAGGAAACCCGTGTGATTTAGTTTTCCAACTCTGGTGGACTCACAGGTCAGAAAATGAGGAAACATTTGTTTGATTTTCTGCTTAACTACCAGACTGCGGTGTAGAAGTGGAACTCGTGACATGCACTCAACTCATACATGGTTGTACTTCTGTACCGTTCAACCAAAAACCTAGGAGCTTCTCTATATAAAAACCTGTTCCCCTTGAAATATAGAAGTCCTCTTTTTCTGTCCTAAGTACATAAGGAAAagcatgcatattttaaaaaaaattcaggaCAAAAAGAACCAAAGTATACAGGTATTCTTATTTATCATAATGAGAGTTCTGAGATTCTGGAGCTATGTtttaataaaactataaaagaggATAAATTGTCATCAATCACCGAACTGGATCTCAACGGTGCAATGGTTACCTCACAAAGTGCTACAAGCATTAGACACGAGGAGAGTTCAGTAGCCCTTTCAGAAATACAACTTATCAATTGTTTTTGCCTTTGCTCATCAAGGCCCTTGGAATCAACAATTCTAATTGCAGGTGGCTCGTCAGGATACTGccaaaataattatattagtgcaggaaagaaatatgaaacCTGCATACAAGCATGGCTATTGCATGAACTAGTTAACTACGACACAAAATGGGACACAAGCGTGGGTGGACTGCACAAAGCTATCAGATGGGGcaaaaaagatgaaatttgatAACAAAACGCAGATGAATTAGATAACAAGGCTCAAATGGTAATCAATCACCCCCAAAAAGAAACCACCGTGACAGATTGTTCCAACTTGCATATTCTGGACAATTTGGAAAGGGCGGTATGCAAGATGTTTGAAGGCAAGGGTAGCTCAACCTAGAAAATCAAGAGTACATGCATTTCTCTTTTTCATCTTTTGATGTAAAGAACATTTTGTAGATGATGCAGAACCACTGATAGACCTTTTTTTATCAGGAATGTAGAATCGTTGATAGACTTTTTTGACTCCTTATAAGAATATTTACAGGGGTTTGTACTCGTAAATATTAGATACCAGCCCTTTTTGGGTTCTGATGAACATAACATGTTACCATTccacaaaaccaaaaaaaaaaaaggaatcacACTGACAGTGAGAATAGGGTAACATTGTATTCACACCAAAAATTCATCATCCAACAAATGATGAATTGGAAGCTAACAGTACCTTTGAACCAGCCTGGATTTCAATGATTGCTTCCACAAACTGCAGAACAGGGGAAAGTTAACTTGAAACTATTTTCCTATAGCAAAATACAACATAAAGAATAGGAAAAGTAGACagtaaatcaaagaagaaaaagaactgTCAAGCAGAATGCCACTTCAtcagattaattgaaattatcaGCAAATATTGACAGCCTTAGAAAACATGAACTACTCCTATATCAGTTCTCTTCGTCATCGTGTGCATAGCGTGTATCTCATCTTTATCAGACTCCATCAATATCTCTATCAGACTCCGCCTCTGCATTTTCTTACACCAGCCAAGTTGCAACTAAACAAGAAAATTTTGATCCAGGCAATTCATAAAGTATTGCTGTCAAAGGTTTATCTGTATCATTTTGAGAGCATACAGAATAGTGTGCAGAAAGTTAAACTAAACTACTTTATTGTTATGTTGTTGGTGTAATCAATTATACTCAAATGGTACTGTCACTATAGttgatgttctagactcaatATAGACATAGAGCAGTGGAGTTTGGAGTACATCTGTATATAAGGTTTCAGTAAAACCCATGTACTGTTGTGATATAATACAACGTTACCAAGTCCAAAAAAGAAAAGCTTTATCTGTCTCAAGCTGACATGGAAAGATGGTCAGGTCATATAGCTGAGTCTGACTTTCTGGGATTGAGgcatagttgttgttgttgtgttgtcaAAGAGTTAACTGAAGCATGCTTAACCCTGAAGTTACTTGATGCTCAAGATGAGGCGCAGCTTAAGGCCTTGATACAGGGGTGTATACCAGAGTTCAAGTCTAGACGCCaacagtattttgttactttttgtttgttattcaattttctataagtTTTTTTTCCTCTTGACTTAATCTTTGTTTGACTCCTTTTTTTTGGGGTAATCTttgttttaagaatttttaacttaAGTGTAGAACATAATTGAAGATTCcttcttccttcaaatttatagttaacCTCTCCtcgtaaatcataataatgatgCTTGGCATGATGTTATAATTTCTTAACAATGGAATTGGAAATATCCATTGAATGTTGGCAACTATTTTGTACTTTCACGctgactgataagttgaatttaactcttgtttacacaatttatagtaataacaacaacaacgataacaaacccagtgtattcccacatagtgggttCTAAGGAgagtaaaatgtatgcagtccatacactacctccggagaagtagaaaggttgttttcgatagtattcacatttttattatttgatctatttgtctatacaaattgaaaagacaaataatcaAGTCGAAACCCAAAGTCTATAAAATCGAtaaaatatttgtcttatttggagCAGTGTAAATAGCAAAACGTAAAGCAAAAAATTAACCGATTTCCAGATGAATACGTAAAAATTAGGTTCTTCGATAATGTTTCtatgaaattttccttcaaaaatctCTTACTAACAAGCCAAATTCCAGTGGGACACCcataaaaattattctttttgagtAGTAGCTTTAACGTTAAAAGTGACATGGCACCCGCAACCTCAAAATCCTAGATCCGCCTCTGCCTTGATATGATGAATACCAAAATTAAGAACTCTTTTAGGCTTTAGCATCCAGCCTTATGCTGGTTTTTTAACTTAATTACATGCTTTTACTTCATAAATTTCActgattttcagatttttcacTTAGCTTGTTCTTATAATTGCTGTTTGTGATTGGAATTATTTGTTCTTGAATtacattttctttttgtttatttttttctaaaacctTCAATTGTGTTTTGCACTTAGACCAGCAAATATTAGGCACTTTTCTATGTTTTTTCCCCTTTGACAGCACTGCATACGAGGTGTTCAAGTGTGCTTGCCCAAAGAAATTTTTGTAAGCGGCAATTACATGTAGAGAAAAGATTTGTCAATGGTTCCTGCCTCAGGGCAATTTGCCGAAGAAAAAACTACTCGAAGGGGTCTTTGGAATGAAAGGAACCGCAGGTGTTTTGGTGGGATCTCAACTCCTTTCATACACTAAAAGCCGAATGCTTAATGAATTTATTTAGTGGCTTAAATTGGGCTCCTGTAGCTAGCTGTAAACAGTTTCTGGATGGAGTTTTCTCTTTAGGTATAGATTAGATAGAGTAACAGAGCAACTCCTTTTATTCCCTGTAATTTTGTCAGCatcttctttatgtcttctagtCTTCTAATGAAATTTtccttcatttaaaaaaataaaaaggggagGGGGGGAGGAGATTTGTTCCTCACCTGAATTCTGACATTTCctcctcttctttttttccccTTTATTTCCCCACGACTGACTATCTGGATTACATTGTGTTCCTACTTGCCATATCGTTTCTTATGAAGGTGGCCGACGACAGATTTGGAAGGAATTCAAACTAAATTATGAAAGAACAGCACCAATGTTTACAGTAACAGTTCCAATGGATGCATAGAAAGGAgaaataaacataaattaacCTTAAAAGAAGTGAAACCAATTGTAACAGGTGACAGGATGaagacaaaaattaaataaactcagatatcttcccccaaaaaaaattgatataaacaTAATGAAATTAAGATCAAAAATTAATGATTAATGAGAAAGCCAGTTTTATTAAATTTATCAACTCGTCACTTAAAACAGACAGTAAGTGAGGATCATAGCCTTATAGGTGAAGCCAGGCACTTTAAAGAAGTGTGAACTTCTAATGATGACGAGCAAAGTGACCAAAAAATAGCAGTCGGTTCTTTGAATGTCAGCTTTGAGGAGCTGATAAATATTGGGTTATTGGGACATTAAAATTAGTGATTTTAACTGCAAATTGATTATTTAGGcctaaaatcttttttttttttttgataaggtaaaATTGTGTGTTTCTCTAGCCCTGTACTTCACTAAATGCTTGGCAGTTCACGACCCGTGGACCTTGTTATGTTTTTAAGCCTTACACTTATAAAAACACTGGAGAGAACATTGATATATGGAAAACTACACACGCAATGACAAATTACCAATCTAAATTGAAAGTGCGCTAGGGGCATATTACCATCAATACACAATGATTGTAACTGGTACTTAAAGCTGCTAAATTGCTACTCGACCACAGGTTTCCAAGGTGTGCTTAGCTTAAGTAGAAGACAGCTTATTGTAGCTCCTAATATTTTCGAATTAGCCACAGGTCCCATTCTTTAGGTTGTTATGTTGCAGTTATCCTATCTAAAACGTAGCTAGAACACAGTGAAGCGTAAGATCCTCCTATGTATATTGGAAGTCTTTGTACTTTTCCCTGTATTGGTGATAAATGAACTTTTCCCTTTTGTACTTCCTTTTATTTTGACGATGAATGAACTTTTTCCATATTCTTCTTTCGTttcttctaaattttcttcttttctggagtctaaagggttcagcccaaattttcttcttttctggagtctaaagggttctgGCTGAGCAAGACAAAGACGGAGTGCTTGAAATGCAAGCTCAATGATTTGACGCATGAGGACAAGGTGGGAGTGAAGATGGATTCCCAAGTTATTAtgaagagggatagttttaagtatcttaggtctatgattcaggggaatggagagattgatgaggatgtcaccaTATTGGGGCAGGATGTATGAAATGGAAGCTCGCCTCTGGAGTTTTGTCTGATAAGAAGGTGCCTTCTatgcttaaaggcaaattctacagagtggcagtccgtacGGCCATGCTATATGGAGCGAATTGTTGGcctcacatccaaaagttgaaggtagcGGAAATAAGGATGTTGCGTTGCATGCATGGACTTACTAGGGGAGATAGAGTTAGGAATAAGACTATTCAAGAGAAAGTACGAGTGGCTTTGGTGGAAAACAAAATGCGGGacgtgaggttgagatggtttggacatatGATGAGGAGGGCCACAGATGCcccaattcgtaggtgtgagCGTTGGCTATGAATGGTTTCAGGAGGGGAaaaggtaggccaaagaaatactagagggaggtaattagacatgacatggaacagttacaacttactgaggacatgacctagataggaaggtatggaggacacGAATTAGGTTAGAGGGCTAGTTCGTGGGAGTGAGTTGCAGCTAGTAGATAGGATTGCTTTGGTGTAGCCATGCTAGTAGTCGTTGGGCTATGCATGTAGGTTGGAGTTTCTTGTTCGGAGGGTTTGGGTGAGGTGTGTGCTTTCGATTAGATAGTGTATAGTACTACTCTATGGgtgtcttatttttgttatttcatcttgGTTTATGTTTTATTACGACTTTGTTTATTGTCTTTTTTGTCTTGAGCCAGGGGTTGGGTTTATAAGAACAGTCTCTCCACTTCATCCTTCTTcaaaggtagtggtatggactgcgtacactttaccttccccaaaccccactatgtgggaatacaatgtattgttgttgttgttggttgtatTTCCTTTTCCATCATACagtttttcccttcttttacAGCTCGGGTTTTGAGATTCTTATTCAAGCAGATATGTCACCCTAGTTCAAGATATAGGACTTGGATTCCACATTGCAAGGATTTCAGCCATTGGTGACATGGATAAAATTGGAAGGAATGAAACAAGGAAGATTAGCATAAACAGTGGTAATAACCACCATCGGTAACCAATAACCCCCAATAATAATCGCCAAGGATGATATCCACAAATAAAGAagtactccctctatttcaacTTGTTTGTCCTACTTTCCTTTATAGTCCATTACAAAAGACATGCATCGTTCCTCTttttttttagcaactttttaatttcaactttcagcACAGCATGTTTAAGACCaaaagattaaaggacattttggtacatctGAAATATCTTCAATTTAAGACCAcaaccacaagattcaaaagtttctttacATTCTTAAAcattgtgtcaagtcaaaatcgGATAAACAAATCGAAACAGAGGGAATACCGAATTTCAATTTGGGGTTTATACTTAGCTCTCCACTCAACAACTAGCTTTTAGGGTCTCATTCTCCTATAGTTCGTATCACATTAACAACTTAGCAACACATtaattaaccaaataaaaaaaaagaatcttttcGCTTGCCCCAACTCACAATCCTCTTACAAAAAATCCCAAGCTAATCTTTTTCAACATTACAGATACCACCTTGATTAAATCCAAGATGAAAAACAAAATCATACTGCAATTTCAAGAATCGAATCTGTCCTAGCCTTGATAGACACAGTTACCTCACGTgtaattagtcgaggtgcgcaaaAACTAACCTCAACATCACGGTTATCAAGAAAATTATAAACAAAAAGACAAGTAATTTGaattgagaaaaagaaagaaccTGTTGAGAAGAGTCATCGGCAGTACGAGGTTTGATATGAAGATGAAAAGAAGGAGGGTACGTATTTAGGAGTAAACAATCATCGCCATATACAGCTTGCACTGCTTCTACTTCTGcaactacttcttcttcttccgCCATTTTTGGTGCCAAAGGTGGGCCTTGTTTTACTTTGCACACACCGTATATAACTTTGTACACACCGTATATATAGTGGAGCTCCttcatatttaataattaaaaaaaaaattaaaaatcaataatacttaaaaataagttaattcaAATACGCTTTTACCAGTTTGTTTGgttaaaattctaaaatcaattaattttaaaaagtatacGAGAAATAATTTGTGTGTGattaataaagtaaaagaactctTTTGAATGATAATAATATTTGGCCAAATCTTTTAAATATGCTTTGTGTATTTTTCAGGAGAAATTTTTTAGCttatgaaaagttttttttttttcttaatcactttcaaaagcttggccaaacacctcctttttaaaaaaaaaaaaaaaatcaaaaaaactgatgagttagtttccaacaaaaaaaaaatattactccctccattcattttaatttgtcatatttaattatttctgagtcaatttaattaatttttagagttaaatttaatattataaattttaaatttaggtgtttaaaaactatatgaaaaatactctaaattttaatattttatatattaatatgatgaaaattatattttaaaatattaattaaattttatgtagcttgatttttgaaaaataaaacttgacGAATAAAGGTGAAAAGGGAGTACTCTTTTGAATGATtagatataaaattcaaaatgaacACTCTATATAATTTCACTTTACACATGTATTAATATGAATTGAAGTTTGGAGAAGGAGCCATTGATTTATTGGAAGAATTTATTCAATTATATTGTTAGACTCTTAGAATATggtgataaattaaatttatttcaaaGTTAAGTAATTATCATTTACATACTGAGAACAGTCTAAAATGGTATTTAGTAAAAATAAACAACTCAATTTTTAGTCAAATGCACTATTAATGTTCTTGTAGCATGAATGTCAATTgataataaatattattgtaactttagaaaatatataatacatcAAATACCTAGTTTTATATAAAACCACATATTCACgtggttttatttttgtttaatgtaAATTTGCCGCTGattgttaatatatttttttatcaccaCAGTTAGAGAGAAGCACTTTTTAGTATTTAATTTGTGTGGCTTGCTTAATTTCCAAAGATAGTGTTGTTATTATTTATGGTTTGCTTGGGTAAGAGACAGCTCTTCATTTTTGTTTTGCAATTTGTGAAATTAGCTActttttttaagttgttattaataaaaataattgtgaattttttCTTAATCTCAATTTTTTATATCACGATTCGAATTTACATCATGAACGCAATTAATATCCGAGAAAACCACTTAAGTTAACAACGTGAAACTAATAAATTAGTGGACTGTTACTAATAAGTCCTCCGAAAAAGCGAGAACTCACTCAAAGTTGATAGAAGAAGCCTACTAAAAGTTGAAGGCTACATATATAGTAAAACGATGTAGTGCCAAAAAGAGGCATCAATATTTTGAATGCCCtaacatgaaataaataaaacgAAATAGTAAATTTGTACTAATTGAAAGTTGAAGATGAATAAGATCTTTAAATCAAATCATGACAAttgtgttgggttcgaaattctGAGGAAGCTTTTAGTTTACAAAACCAACCATCAAGGGCGGCTTAACCAAAGCAAAACTTCAATGAGAAGTCTTACAATtttatatggaaaaaaaaaaggttttatattatatataatgtcttgaaatttttttttcttttctttttttaaaatttttatttacgAAGTTGTTATAATTCTCAGGCCATCGATATCATACGCCTGTTGAAATAGTTTTCGCGAAAAATAAGTTATTcatagatttttcaaaaataaattaatatatatgttgcatTAATATATTAGaccatatttatttattgtagAAGGTACGGATCttgttttcaagatttcaaatatCTTTAAAGAGGTATACCTATAGAGAAATTTATATTGACGAATGATGATATAGGATAACTTAAAATACTCTCTgacccaatttatgtgacacttttTGCTTTCAAGATTCAAACATTTGATTGTATGCTTATATAAAATCATTATAAttttacaataaaattatttattacgaAAAAAACAACTCGTTTGACTCTAGATATTCAAACacaatcacataaattgagattaaaaaatataatatatacacatgttaTAAAATTTTGGGGGCCTAAAACAACAGCTTTAGCTGTTTCATGCTTCATCCGGCCCTGCCAATCATTGAGGCGATAAATCAGATGACCaaaaaaaaaccataattaaaatacatattatttgatatgattgaccaataaaatatatataaaaacttaaaatttattgGGAGAAATTTCCTCTAAACAAGAAAGacattctatttatagagttcaaaTTCTCTCCTCCCTAATAGGAAAGAGGTCTTTTCCAATGAGGaaattttttcatcaaaaaaaagtaattttaattcTGATAAAAAATCAGATAAAGTAGAAAAAATCGTATAAATCCTAGCAATTGGCTGAATCAAGGGATGTAAAAACAAATGCCTACCGACTTGTTCTTACAAAAGTTGGAGAGGCTAAAACAATCCTAAAAAATCATTGAAGAAAGCTTAAGCATATACTATAAATGAATATCTGAAGTAGCATCATATTTATGTTCGCAAAAATAATCGAATCAATATATTAGTAAAACGGAATAACAATCTCTAACTAAAAACAGAAACTGGAAACAGAAACTGAAACTGTTACATCTAAAAAGTTGCTCCTAAATGCTGAAACAATTTCTAATCGATTTACTGGTCACTAGACTTAATTTTGGAGTTCAATAAGAAGAGAAATTTTTGGGGTTCATTTTAGAGAAAATGTatcattcaaataaaattgagcacATTTGTTGCCCTCAATCCAAAACTTGCAATACTATAATATACCGTgaataaatttaggtatttttaattataatatatcgCGAATATATTTCGATATTTAATTCAATTAAATAAGAAAGTTATATATCTAATGATTTTTcaaaatcttcttgaaatattattgattaatttatttttaaagaaacatATGAACAGTATATATGAAGTTGCGTCCTACAAAGACATCTCAATAAAATTATTGACTTAAAGTCATATTTTAGTACGAGGtcttaaatacatatacatatacacaataataataataataataataataataataataataataataataataatttagagGTCCTTTTTTGTTCTTACgtattacttatttttaaaagacataaaatatttaacttcacataataatattattatttaaaagcGAGATTATATTCTATTAATAAGATATCGACCATTTGTTTACAATATATTATGTTGGATGttgttgtaaaaaaattatatattaatatgaATATTTGTGTCAATAATTCAACTTTTTAAAATAGCTAGTTTTTTTTATGAACTTTGTACCTTTGAAACAAAGtgaaattaaaacataaatatagtgTTAAACTTTTTTGAGACGTCAATATTTTGGGGGTCTAAAGTAATTATTTTACTGGCCTCACACTTgctttttttaaagtattttatattcatatctttttgttttttttagatGGTGTACCCTATTTCTCAAATGATTATCTTGTATTTACAATGAAAGCTTACATGTTATTGTAAGTCAATTTAATGATATACAGTCAACTTTTACGATGGAATGCAATCTTATTCTTATTTTGTGAAAGTTAGAtgtaaacaattttattttaaaaagaaattactaTCAGAAACTTTCCTTGTTATCATCCATGCATGAAGATGGAAAAGAA contains:
- the LOC107845319 gene encoding E3 ubiquitin-protein ligase RNF25, with product MKELHYIYGVYKVIYGVCKVKQGPPLAPKMAEEEEVVAEVEAVQAVYGDDCLLLNTYPPSFHLHIKPRTADDSSQQFVEAIIEIQAGSKYPDEPPAIRIVDSKGLDEQRQKQLISCISERATELSSCLMLVALCEEAVERLSSMNHPDGECPLCLYPLVDEDSASSEPFMKLMSCFHCFHCECIIRWWNWLELPKESDSPSASGSASSSRNIRDQDEETRRKCPVCRKSFLAKDIEHVLDFVKTQHAVSSGGSEVNNDGTVLFSESEKLRREKFAAILQLQQEKGGLIELKKHEVLRPGIYLPQPAALPSTASTTEGSEQQDRDPAAKSRTNPSGSTNKQSTSRARNSGTKKHQGHNSRKQVPHNSRKQVTQWVKKENSDTT